One genomic window of Candidatus Eremiobacteraceae bacterium includes the following:
- a CDS encoding homoserine dehydrogenase: MIENDQLNDRRSSIGVGLLGCGVVGGGVAHRILTGPRLRGVDVKIHRVLVRDLKKDRFPADVRPLLTDDASRILSDPNIDVVVECMGGIAPTLAYTEVALRAGKHVITANKTLVASYGSRLTELSNSRAVFFRYEAAVGAATPVVRTVRSIAGADEIHEVGGILNGTTNYILTKLEKGATYLEALEAAQSEGFAEADPSNDVDGADAAQKLTILVAAAFGMWLPWESIPRRGIRDVGPDDIALARRLGCRLKLVATARRTPGGAVVASVAPTYIPADHPFAAPQGVENIVRIDARHAGPIIVGGLGAGRSATASAIISDLADIADAQRSAYSSAAITYTHPA; this comes from the coding sequence ATGATAGAGAACGACCAACTCAACGACAGGCGCTCAAGCATCGGCGTCGGGCTGCTCGGCTGCGGCGTGGTCGGCGGAGGCGTCGCGCATCGCATCCTAACCGGCCCGCGGCTTCGGGGTGTCGACGTCAAGATCCACCGGGTGCTCGTCCGCGACCTCAAAAAGGATCGCTTCCCGGCGGATGTGAGACCGCTTCTCACGGACGACGCGTCGCGCATCTTGAGCGACCCGAATATCGACGTCGTCGTGGAGTGCATGGGCGGCATCGCGCCCACGCTTGCATATACCGAAGTCGCGCTTCGTGCCGGCAAGCACGTGATCACCGCGAACAAGACCCTCGTCGCCTCCTACGGGTCGCGGCTCACCGAACTCAGCAATTCTCGCGCGGTCTTTTTCCGTTACGAAGCTGCGGTCGGCGCGGCGACACCGGTCGTACGGACGGTACGAAGCATCGCCGGTGCGGACGAAATCCACGAAGTCGGCGGGATTCTCAACGGCACGACAAACTATATCCTGACAAAGCTCGAAAAGGGCGCGACTTATCTCGAGGCGCTCGAAGCGGCGCAGAGCGAAGGCTTCGCCGAAGCGGATCCGTCAAACGATGTCGACGGAGCCGACGCAGCGCAGAAACTCACCATTCTAGTCGCGGCCGCATTCGGTATGTGGCTGCCTTGGGAATCGATACCGCGGCGAGGCATCCGCGATGTCGGTCCCGACGACATCGCGCTTGCGCGACGTCTCGGGTGCCGGCTCAAGCTGGTCGCGACCGCGAGGCGCACGCCGGGCGGCGCCGTCGTCGCGTCGGTGGCTCCCACGTATATTCCGGCCGACCACCCCTTTGCCGCACCGCAAGGCGTGGAAAATATCGTCCGGATAGATGCTCGCCATGCCGGCCCGATCATCGTCGGCGGCCTCGGCGCGGGCCGCTCCGCCACGGCGTCGGCGATCATCTCCGATCTCGCCGACATCGCCGACGCACAGCGCTCGGCTTACAGCTCGGCGGCCATCACGTATACCCACCCAGCGTAG
- a CDS encoding RES domain-containing protein, producing the protein MKARHVRRSGLYHRVCDPDWNDCADTSFSKDAGGRWNESGRFGVLYLCRDLIVAAANARKNFDGEIHSLYDLKPEFRPVLVDFSLGRSPGHRFVDAVSKAGLAELGLPSSSPLAANGTIIPRARCRPIGFAAYEAGEAGIACRSAAEAVEGGWIGEELALFDRALGFAVHGKRHRFADWYPKAR; encoded by the coding sequence GTGAAAGCTCGGCACGTAAGACGATCGGGGCTCTATCACCGCGTCTGCGACCCCGATTGGAACGATTGCGCAGATACGTCCTTCTCCAAAGATGCCGGAGGGCGCTGGAACGAATCCGGCCGGTTCGGCGTCCTCTACCTTTGCCGGGACCTCATAGTCGCGGCCGCTAACGCGCGGAAGAACTTCGACGGCGAGATCCATTCGCTCTACGATCTAAAACCCGAGTTCCGCCCCGTATTGGTCGATTTTTCTCTAGGCCGCTCGCCGGGCCACCGGTTTGTCGACGCCGTCTCAAAGGCAGGCCTCGCCGAGCTCGGCCTGCCGTCATCTTCTCCGCTCGCCGCAAACGGTACGATTATCCCGCGCGCCCGATGCCGGCCTATCGGCTTCGCGGCATACGAGGCGGGCGAAGCCGGCATCGCGTGCCGGTCGGCGGCGGAAGCGGTCGAAGGGGGATGGATCGGTGAAGAGCTCGCGCTGTTCGATCGCGCCTTGGGATTTGCCGTTCACGGAAAGCGGCACCGGTTCGCTGATTGGTATCCGAAGGCGAGGTAG
- a CDS encoding UBP-type zinc finger domain-containing protein — translation MKNTCDHVGEVLEAKPTSDGCEECLAMGDTWVHLRLCITCGHVGCCDASKNKHATKHFHHTHHPVIRSLEPGEDWHWCYLDEVMM, via the coding sequence GTGAAAAACACCTGCGATCACGTCGGCGAAGTGCTCGAAGCAAAACCGACCTCCGATGGCTGCGAAGAATGCCTAGCTATGGGTGATACTTGGGTTCACTTGCGCCTATGCATCACGTGCGGTCATGTCGGCTGCTGCGACGCGTCGAAAAATAAGCATGCCACCAAACACTTCCATCACACGCATCACCCGGTCATCAGATCGCTCGAGCCGGGCGAGGACTGGCACTGGTGTTATTTAGACGAAGTGATGATGTAG